In Caldicellulosiruptor obsidiansis OB47, a single window of DNA contains:
- a CDS encoding methylated-DNA--[protein]-cysteine S-methyltransferase: protein MKISIGYLLSPIGLIKIVGQDNSIVSVKFVSHKDEDELISPVIKEAILQLKEYFEGKRTSFELKLQLQGTEFQKRVWNELIKIPFGCVISYKELAKRVGKTQGARCVGNAVGKNPAVIVVPCHRVVKSDLALGGFSGGLEKKIWLLSYEGWKIENGLLIK from the coding sequence TTGAAAATATCTATTGGCTATCTGTTATCTCCTATTGGGCTTATAAAAATTGTTGGACAAGACAATAGCATAGTATCAGTAAAGTTTGTTTCGCATAAAGATGAGGATGAGTTAATAAGCCCTGTTATAAAGGAAGCTATTTTGCAGCTTAAAGAGTATTTTGAAGGGAAGAGAACCTCTTTTGAGCTAAAACTTCAGCTGCAAGGAACAGAGTTTCAAAAAAGAGTTTGGAATGAACTTATAAAGATTCCTTTTGGCTGTGTGATTTCATATAAAGAGCTTGCAAAAAGAGTTGGAAAAACACAGGGGGCAAGATGTGTTGGAAATGCTGTTGGCAAAAATCCAGCTGTGATAGTTGTTCCGTGCCACAGAGTTGTAAAATCGGATTTAGCCTTGGGCGGTTTTAGCGGTGGGCTTGAAAAAAAGATTTGGCTACTTTCATATGAGGGATGGAAAATAGAAAACGGGCTTTTGATAAAGTGA